A window of the Pristiophorus japonicus isolate sPriJap1 chromosome 13, sPriJap1.hap1, whole genome shotgun sequence genome harbors these coding sequences:
- the pskh1 gene encoding serine/threonine-protein kinase H1 homolog isoform X2 — MGCGTSKVLPEPPKDFHLDLVKTVEPYTGQNGDKYKHFIKDNAIKSGGKTGPPPPHQTNAYQQSGHWDQQSDPRRNKVAKYRAKFDPRVTAKYDIKALIGRGSFSRVVRVEHKSTKQPYAIKLIETKYKEGREVCESELNVLRRVRHTNVIQLIEVFETQERVYMVMELATGGELFDRIIAKGSFTERDATRVLQMVLDGVKYLHILGITHRDLKPENLLYYHPGADSKIMITDFGLASTRKKGDDCLMKTTCGTPEYIAPEILVRKPYTNSVDMWALGVVSYILLSGTMPFEDDNRTRLYRQILKGKYSYSGECHGIAYVHLNKLNSMSYPKDGLSDHATLNCQP, encoded by the coding sequence ATGGGCTGCGGGACAAGCAAAGTGCTGCCCGAGCCACCTAAAGACTTCCATTTGGATCTGGTTAAAACTGTGGAGCCATACACTGGCCAAAATGGTGATAAGTACAAGCACTTTATTAAAGACAATGCCATCAAGAGTGGGGGCAAGACGGGCCCACCACCACCTCATCAGACTAATGCATACCAGCAAAGTGGACATTGGGACCAGCAGAGTGATCCAAGGAGGAATAAAGTGGCCAAATACCGTGCAAAGTTTGACCCCAGAGTGACTGCAAAATATGACATCAAGGCTCTGATTGGTAGAGGGAGTTTTAGTAGAGTGGTCAGAGTGGAGCACAAAAGTACCAAACAGCCTTATGCAATAAAACTGATTGAGACAAAGTACAAGGAAGGCAGGGAAGTGTGTGAGTCTGAGCTCAATGTCCTCAGGAGAGTGAGGCACACAAATGTCATACAGCTCATCGAAGTATTTGAGACACAAGAGAGAGTGTATATGGTGATGGAACTAGCAACTGGAGGTGAACTTTTTGATAGGATCATAGCCAAAGGCTCCTTTACGGAAAGAGATGCCACAAGAGTGCTGCAAATGGTTCTTGATGGAGTTAAATATTTGCATATCCTAGGCATCACGCATAGAGACCTGAAACCTGAAAACTTGCTGTATTATCACCCAGGTGCTGACTCCAAGATTATGATCACAGATTTTGGATTAGCAAGTACTCGAAAGAAAGGCGATGACTGTCTCATGAAGACTACCTGTGGCACTCCAGAGTATATTGCTCCAGAAATCCTTGTGAGAAAGCCTTACACAAATTCTGTTGACATGTGGGCGTTAGGTGTAGTTTCCTACATTTTGTTAAGTGGAactatgccatttgaagatgataATCGCACTCGATTATATAGGCAAATATTGAAGGGCAAATACAGTTACTCAGGGGAG